A genomic region of Metopolophium dirhodum isolate CAU chromosome 1, ASM1992520v1, whole genome shotgun sequence contains the following coding sequences:
- the LOC132953569 gene encoding uncharacterized protein LOC132953569, whose product MSIVKTRGFIKTGTSLSNKINWYYVKNTDNLTNYRTFLESTKKDLIELLKSLSTKQPIKYNLKLEATYERPNVENSAENRAFKTSAKEMFMDTDIEAKINQDFLNLLLEEEMYTSKGSGFTLQSIDGLLLGVYSYFPMGGSSYITLPEDIKNKKAIINPQNSDQQCFKWAILARHVSGKVKNQVAENYTSLEDKYNFSDITFPTPVREIKTFEKNNPKISVNVYGLKKEKNKKHIVYPLKVVDEEKKYHSDLLLITDGHKSHYTYISNLSRLVRSQKTSHTENIVFCKRCFTSFDNIHTKYKLKGQAGLEQHKLICGAHKPILPKMPDPGTLLEFDGWSNTERHPFAIYADFEALLVKCEEKKGKKTAAFQKHEPMSFGYFVKATENVPIDLLEKYDIPTSPIIYRGSESHQDVAKRFVNEVTEIARRVQDLLKTNKPIIMTEKEQIAHVSKSTCNLCECNFSIKNQKVADHCHLSGTFRQTLCNTCNLKLQKPNFIPCFLHNLSNYDAHFIVTELGNDTKSISVIPNSEEKYISFSKHVTNNFSIRFIDSCRFMASKLSTLAENLLTPGFKKFRETAKAFAPRDMDLVTRKGVYPYEFTDSWDKLEETILPRKEDFYSTLTEEHIDDEEYEHAVTVWNHFKCKTLGEYSDLYLKIDVLLLADVFENFRDMCISTYNLDPVYYFTAPGFSFDCMLKYTKVKLELLSDFDTHLFFENSIRGGLTQASMRYAKANNEKTQDYDPTKSKSWIVYQDCNNLYGWAMSQHMPYGDFKWVEPKLDGLDALTPTSDIGRVYEVDISYPNELHDLHNDLPFLPENKIPPGSKVKKLMATLHSKKNYVIHYRNLQQAIANGLIVEKVHRVLEFKQSDWLAKYIKLNTEMRKNAKNEFEKDFFKLLNNAVFGKTMESLRKRFKMELVSCPQRLQKLINKQTFKHCTTYSENLAAVSLENKIIMFNKPIYIGFAVLDISKTMMYDYHFNVMKAHYGDNINLLYTDTDSLIYHIKTDDFYKDLKCNSNLLDRMDTSDLPIDHPCYISERKKIPGLFSDEGKGQLITQFIALRAKSYAYILNDKEKIKAKHYA is encoded by the exons ATGAGCATCGTCAAGACACGAGGATTCATCAAGACGGGCACATCGTTatcaaataaaatcaattgGTATTACGTGAAAAATACAGATAATTTGACGAACTACAGAACATTTTTAGAATCAACAAAAAAAGACTTAATAGAACTACTCAAGTCACTATCAACAAAAcaaccaattaaatataatcttaaaCTAGAAGCAACATATGAACGTCCGAACGTAGAAAATTCAGCAGAAAATAGAGCATTTAAGACCTCAGCCAAGGAAATGTTTATGGATACAGATATCGAAGCTAAAATTAATCAAGATTTTCTCAATCTTTTGTTAGAAGAAGAAATGTATACTTCTAAAGGAAGTGGATTTACGTTACAATCAATAGATGGTTTACTGTTAGGAGTATATAGTTATTTCCCTATGGGTGGTTCGTCTTATATTACACTTCCAGaggacattaaaaataaaaaagcaattATCAATCCCCAAAACTCAGACCAACAGTGCTTCAAGTGGGCAATCCTAGCAAGACACGTTTCGGGTAAGGTTAAAAATCAAGTGGCTGAAAATTATACATCGCTCGaggacaaatataatttttctgatatAACATTCCCAACACCTGTGagggaaataaaaacatttgaaaaaaataatccgaAAATATCAGTCAACGTTTatggattaaaaaaagaaaagaataaGAAACATATTGTTTATCCACTTAAGGTTGtggatgaagaaaaaaaatatcattctgATCTCTTACTAATTACTGATGGTCATAAAAGCCACTACACCTACATTTCGAACCTTTCGAGGCTTGTGAGATCACAAAAAACATCACACAccgaaaatattgtattttgcaAACGATGTTTTACCAGTTTtgacaatatacatacaaaatataagttaaaaggTCAGGCGGGACTTGAACAACACAAGTTGATATGTGGAGCACACAAGCCAATTCTGCCTAAGATGCCTGATCCCGGTACATTGTTAGAGTTCGATGGGTGGAGTAACACTGAAAGACATCCGTTCGCGATATATGCCGATTTCGAGGCACTCCTTGTTAAATGCGAAGAAAAAAAAGGCAAGAAAACAGCAGCTTTTCAAAAGCACGAACCGATGAGCTTTGGATATTTCGTTAAGGCTACAGAAAACGTTCCGATTGATTTGCTTGAGAAATATGACATACCAACATCACCTATTATTTATCGCGGAAGCGAGTCACATCAGGATGTAGCCAAGCGTTTCGTTAATGAAGTAACAGAGATCGCGAGAAGAGTTCAAGatttacttaaaacaaataaacccATCATAATGACAGAAAAAGAGCAAATAGCACATGTATCGAAAAGTACATGCAATCTATGTGAATGTAATTTTTCTATCAAAAACCAAAAGGTGGCAGATCACTGCCATCTATCAGGGACATTTAGGCAAACTTTATGCAATACTTGCAACCTGAAACTCCAAAAACCTAACTTTATACCGTGCTTTCTACACAATTTGTCTAATTACGATGCACATTTCATCGTAACCGAACTCGGAAATGACACTAAATCAATCTCAGTAATTCCAAACAgcgaagaaaaatacatttcattttcaaaacacGTTACCAACAACTTTTCAATTCGATTCATAGACTCTTGTCGATTCATGGCATCAAAGTTATCAACACTCGCAGAAAATTTATTAACACCAGGGTTCAAGAAGTTCAGAGAAACCGCAAAAGCATTCGCACCCAGAGATATGGATCTCGTCACACGTAAGGGTGTATACCCTTACGAGTTTACCGATAGTTGGGACAAGTTAGAAGAAACGATTTTGCCTCGGAAAGAAGATTTTTATAGCACATTAACGGAAGAACATATAGACGATGAGGAATACGAACACGCAGTCACAGTATGGAACCATTTCAAATGCAAAACCCTAGGAGAATATAGCGATTTGTATCTAAAAATTGACGTGCTGCTGTTGGCTGacgtgtttgaaaatttcagaGACATGTGCATTTCTACATACAATTTAGACCCTGTTTACTACTTTACAGCTCCAGGTTTTAGTTTTGACTGTATGTTGAAATATACCAAAGTCAAACTAGAATTACTCTCTGATTTTGACACCCActtatttttcgaaaattcaATCCGCGGCGGCCTCACACAAGCAAGTATGAGGTACGCTAAagctaataatgaaaaaacccAAGATTATGACCCAACAAAGTCAAAATCGTGGATAGTTTACCAAGATTGTAACAATTTGTACGGGTGGGCAATGTCACAGCACATGCCATACGGTGACTTTAAATGGGTGGAGCCTAAGTTAGATGGATTAGATGCTTTGACGCCGACGTCAGATATAGGCAGAGTGTATGAGGTAGACATATCATACCCTAATGAACTCCATGACTTACACAACGATCTTCCATTTTTACCTGAGAACAAAATTCCTCCTGGTTCAAAAGTGAAAAAACTTATGGCGACActtcattcaaaaaaaaattacgtaatCCATTATCGAAACCTGCAGCAAGCCATAGCAAATGGTTTAATTGTAGAAAAAGTACACAGAGTTTTAGAGTTCAAACAATCGGATTGGCTtgcaaaatacattaaattaaataccgaaATGAGGAAGAACGCAAAGAATGAATTCGAAAAGGATTTCTTCAAACTCTTAAACAATGCAGTTTTTGGGAAAACTATGGAATCTTTACGGAAACGTTTTAAGATGGAACTAGTTTCATGTCCACAAAGATTACAAAAACTCATCAACAAGCAAACATTTAAACACTGTACGACGTACAGTGAAAATCTTGCTGCTGTCTCAttggaaaacaaaattatcatgtttaacaaaccaatatatatag gttTTGCAGTATTAGATATCAGTAAAACCATGATGTACGATTACCATTTTAATGTAATGAAGGCACATTATGGCGATAATATCAACCTCTTGTATACAGAtacag aTTCACTGATATATCACATTAAGACTGACGATTTTTACAAAGATTTGAAGTGCAATTCAAACTTACTTGACCGGATGGATACTTCAGATTTACCGATAGACCATCCATGCTACATTTCCGAACGAAAGAAAATTCCAGGATTGTTCTCCGATGAGGGAAAGGGACAGCTAATTACCCAGTTTATCGCGCTTCGAGCAAAGTCATACGCTTACATTTTGAACGACAAGGAGAAAATTAAGGCAAAAC ACTACGCCTAA